The segment GTGGTAATTTTCAGGACGCCGTTGACGTTCTCAATATCCCCTTCCACTTCGGCCCAATACAGGTGCTCGGGGGTTGGGATCTTTTTTCCGGCCAGCATCGTGGCCAGTGTTCCCATCATTCACCCGGCCGTGGCGGCCACGATATGATCGAGGGTGGCCGCATGCTCCTTTTCAGGCTCGACCCTATAAAACTTCTTAATCCCCCCGTGAACGCCGTAGTAGACCGGCTCTGAAAATCCCTCAATCATGGCCCGCCGGGTCGGTCCTGTTTCCCTGACGATCTTGATCCGTGAAGTATGCACCACCTCGCCCATAATCCCTCCTTGATTTTATTATGCTTTACTGAGTCAGCGCTTTGATCATCGGGGGAAGCAGAAAACCGATCAATAACAAAGCCATGACCGGACGGAGTAAATTGACGGGTTTCAGGTTCTGTTCCCTGACGGCCGTGGCGACATGATTTGCAGCCGAGAAAGTAAAAAACATCAACATGGCCGTCACGATGGTCGCCTCCGCATACCGCCCCCAATCCAACACATAAACGAGGAAACCCGTGAGGGCCGTGGCCGCATTAGCCAGACCGGATTGAATTTGATAAGCCCGGTGGGGGGCATAGCCGATTTTCTCCGAAGCCACTTCTCCCAATATCAACGATTCGAAGGCAACAGTGCCTGACATGAGCATGACTACGAACGGCCCCAGAATATGAAATCGTGCCACGGCATCCTGGCCGAAATAGTAAGCCAAAAAAATGGCCAGTCCTATACCGACGGGCCGAAGCCACTCCATCATCATGGCCAGCGTCTTCTTAGTCATCTGGTCTCCCTTTCCCGACCATCCTCTTCACCGCACCGGGGAATGTTTTTTAAGAATCGCCGTAGCGATTCTTTTTTATTTGTAAAAATACCTTTGGCAGTTGCTTTAGAAATCTTGTATCAGGCTTTGTCAAGCATTAATCACAAATCAAGGTTTGACCCCAATTATCCAATTAAGGTTCAGATTCATTTTAAAATTTAGGCCGGTATCGCGTTTTCTAACGGTTCTTTGGCCTTATATTTAATCGGAGTTATGCGCCGCTCAATGTCCAGCCATTTTTGACGTTTAGCGATTCTAAGATCAAACTCGGACTGGAGATTGAGCCAAAACTGAGCCTCGACTCCAAAATAGCGTTGTAGCCGGAGGGCCGTATCGGCGGTAATAGCCCGCTTCCCATTAACGATTTCGCTGATCCTGTTTGGGGGTACCCCAATATTCCTGGCCAATTGGTTAATGCTGAGTCCGACAGAATCCATAAAGTCTTCCCGTAAAATTTCACCGGGGGGGATAGGTGGCAGCATGTTGTTGTTTCCCATCTAATAATACCTCAGTGATAATCAATAATTTGAACCTGGTAGGCGTTTCCATCACGCCATTCAAAACAAACCCGCCATTGGTCATTGATGCTGATGGCCCATTGGCCTTTTCTATTTCCTCTTAAGGCGTGAAATTTGTTGCCAGGGTTAAGTCTTAAGGCTTCGAGATTTGGGGCGGCATGCAAGACCATCAGTCGTTTTCTTGACTGACGTTCTATCGCCTGAAAACGACGAACTTGGCGATCATTGAATAAAGCCTCCGTGTCTCGGCAAGCAAAAGACTTAATCATATCTTGCATGCTATTACGCTTCGCGTAATATGTCAAGAAAAACTTCAGAGGCGCCGGCGGTAGAATCTCCACCGTTCTCGGTTAAGACCATTCGGTAGTCCACAATGGTTCTGTTCCAATCTTTGCCTTCGAGGTTAGGGAACCATTCGAATAAAGCATTTTCCTATGCGGAATATACTGTTAATTTTTCAAAAAATACGGGTTTGACTTTATTGACCTCTCTGCCGGCTTATTTTAATCTGTTATTATTTCAGAAAAATTCTTAATAAACCCTCATGCCCCTGCCGGGCGCCACGGATCATGAAAATATGGTCTTTGAACAACGCCATACGGAAAGCGGACACGGACTCGGTATTTTCGAGAGCGACGGCGAACAATCCCGCCGACCTTTATTGACCCGGCCCTTTATGGTTATCGGCCGAGGAGCGATCCGCTGGGTCAACAATGTGGGCGCCGGGGCCATTTTCCTCTTATTGGCCCTGGGGATGATCTTCCGGCCCAAGCAGCTTCCCAAGATCTTCCAGCAGGTCTATGACATCGGGGCCTCGTCCACATTGATCATCCTTCTGGTCGGCTTGTTCACGGGTATGGTTTTAAGCCTTCAATCTTTCCACGCCTTGGTCAAATTCGGCGCCCAGGGATCGCTCGGCACACTGGTCGCCCTCTCCCTGATCAGGGAGTTAGGACCGGTTCGTACGGCGATTATGATCACGGCCAGGGCCGGTTCGGCCATTACCGCCGAAATCGGCATCCAGCGGATTTCCGAGCAGATCGACGCCCTGGGAACCATGGGCATCGATCCGGTCAAGTATCTCGTCAGCCCGAGGATTACCGCTTCGGTGATCAGCTTTCCCCTTCTCACCGCCATATTCGACCTCATCGGCATCCTGGGCGGTTATATCACTGGCGTAATGATTCTCGGGGTAAACAGCGGCACCTACTTCTACCGCGTTCAGGCCAGCGTGAATTGGAAGGATGTCACCGATGGGTTTATCAAGGCCATGGTTTTTGCCGTGATCGTCTCCACTATTTGCTGCTACCAGGGATATTTCGCTCACCTGCGCCGGGATAGCCATGGGGCCAAGGCCGTCGGTTTCTCAACCACCTCGGCGGTGGTGTTTTCCTGCGTGCTCATCCTGGTGGCCGATTACGTGGTGACTTCGCTCCTGATTTAGGAGGCCCATGGACAATCCTTTGATTGAATTTAAAGACGTCTGCAAACGCTTCGATTTACGAATGGTCCTTGACCGGGTAAACCTGAAGATCTATGAGGGAGAAGTGACGACGATCATCGGCCTCAGCGGGGCCGGCAAAAGCGTGCTCCTCAAGCACTTCATCGGGCTGATCCAACCCGATGAAGGGACCATTTTTTTTCGGGGCAAGCCCCTTGACCAGATGACCAAGAAAGAAAAAGCCGCTCAACTGGCCCAGATCAGTTACATGTTCCAGGACAACGCCCTTTTCGATTCGATGACCGTCTATGAAAACATCGCCCTTCCGCTCCGGGAAACGACGAACCTGGGAAAAGCCGAAATCCACCGGCGGGTCATGGCCAGAATCGAACAGACCGAACTTGGAGACGGGGTCCATAAGTACCCTTCGGAACTTTCCGGCGGTATGCAAAAGCGGGCCGCCCTGGCCAGGGCCTTGGTAACCGACCCTCGCGTCGTCCTCTTTGACGAACCCACCACCGGTCAGGACCCGGTCCGCAAAAATGCGATCCTGAGCATGATTGCCGAGTACCAGCGGAAATTCAACTTTACCGCCGTCCTGGTCAGCCACGAGATTCCCAACGTCTATTTCATCTCCAATCGCATTCTCGCTCTGTACAATCGGACCGTTGTTTTTCAGGGGACTCCCGAGGAATTGGAAAGTTTCGAACACCCTTTTAAAGAGGAAGTCATCCACAGCCTCGAAGGGCTGCAGGAGGAACTGACCGGCCTGTATTCAAAGCGGCAGTTTAAGGCTCTGTATCATACCCAGTTGAAACGCCGGTCCTTGGAAGACACGTACTGTATCGGGGTGTTTACCCTGGAGAAGCTGGAAGACATCATCAATGGTTTAGGCCATGAAGCCTGTCAGGGGGCCATACGGTCCCTGGGGGCTTTTATCAATAAACACTTCGGGGCCATCGGAGGATTTTCCACCCGCCTCCACCAGAATGAAATCGTGGCCGTGGTCCCCCTTTGCGACCTGGAGGAAACCGAGGCTCTTCTGAGAGAATTTATCGAGGATTTCCAGAAACAGGGGGTTCGAGAAATCTGGGCCGAAGCCTACCGGCAGCCGCCTTCGGAGTCCCACGCCGAATTCATGATCCGCTGCGGGTTTGTGCAGGGCCGGCCCGATGTGGAAATGGAAACCCTTATAGAGTCGGCCAAGAACCGGCAAAGAGAAATAGGCCGGTTCAAGTGCCCCGGGGAGGAATAAGCCAGTGAAAAAGTATGCCATGGAAACCATGGCCGGCCTCTTTGTGGTTATCGGGCTGGTCTGTATCGCCTATATGACCGTAAAGCTGGGGCACGTCTCCTTCCTGGGCCAAAAAACCTACCCCCTTTACGCTAAATTCAGCAACGTGAACGGCCTGCGGGTCGGTAGCCCCGTGGATATGATGGGTATCGAGATCGGGCGGGTTGACCGAATCACCTTGGATCAGAAAGCCCAGATGGCGCTGGTGGAAATGGGGGTCAAGAAAGGCGTCGCAGTCTACGGCGATGCCATTGCGACCATTAAAACCGAAGGGCTGATTGGTGACAAGTATATCAATATCGACCCGGGGGGCGCGGAAAAACCCCTTAACCCCGGGGGAACCATTATCGAAACGCAGCCGGTCGTGGACATTGGGGATATCATCGGCAAGTATGTCTTCGGAGGAGTCAAGAACCCGGAGGAAAACAACCAGATTGGGAAAGGCAAACCATGATCAAACTATTCGTTTTATTGAGCACCTTCATCCTCTTTCTTT is part of the Deltaproteobacteria bacterium genome and harbors:
- the mlaD gene encoding outer membrane lipid asymmetry maintenance protein MlaD, whose product is MKKYAMETMAGLFVVIGLVCIAYMTVKLGHVSFLGQKTYPLYAKFSNVNGLRVGSPVDMMGIEIGRVDRITLDQKAQMALVEMGVKKGVAVYGDAIATIKTEGLIGDKYINIDPGGAEKPLNPGGTIIETQPVVDIGDIIGKYVFGGVKNPEENNQIGKGKP
- a CDS encoding ABC transporter permease, which encodes MVIGRGAIRWVNNVGAGAIFLLLALGMIFRPKQLPKIFQQVYDIGASSTLIILLVGLFTGMVLSLQSFHALVKFGAQGSLGTLVALSLIRELGPVRTAIMITARAGSAITAEIGIQRISEQIDALGTMGIDPVKYLVSPRITASVISFPLLTAIFDLIGILGGYITGVMILGVNSGTYFYRVQASVNWKDVTDGFIKAMVFAVIVSTICCYQGYFAHLRRDSHGAKAVGFSTTSAVVFSCVLILVADYVVTSLLI
- a CDS encoding ATP-binding cassette domain-containing protein, whose product is MDNPLIEFKDVCKRFDLRMVLDRVNLKIYEGEVTTIIGLSGAGKSVLLKHFIGLIQPDEGTIFFRGKPLDQMTKKEKAAQLAQISYMFQDNALFDSMTVYENIALPLRETTNLGKAEIHRRVMARIEQTELGDGVHKYPSELSGGMQKRAALARALVTDPRVVLFDEPTTGQDPVRKNAILSMIAEYQRKFNFTAVLVSHEIPNVYFISNRILALYNRTVVFQGTPEELESFEHPFKEEVIHSLEGLQEELTGLYSKRQFKALYHTQLKRRSLEDTYCIGVFTLEKLEDIINGLGHEACQGAIRSLGAFINKHFGAIGGFSTRLHQNEIVAVVPLCDLEETEALLREFIEDFQKQGVREIWAEAYRQPPSESHAEFMIRCGFVQGRPDVEMETLIESAKNRQREIGRFKCPGEE
- a CDS encoding type II toxin-antitoxin system RelE/ParE family toxin — encoded protein: MIKSFACRDTEALFNDRQVRRFQAIERQSRKRLMVLHAAPNLEALRLNPGNKFHALRGNRKGQWAISINDQWRVCFEWRDGNAYQVQIIDYH
- a CDS encoding HigA family addiction module antidote protein → MGNNNMLPPIPPGEILREDFMDSVGLSINQLARNIGVPPNRISEIVNGKRAITADTALRLQRYFGVEAQFWLNLQSEFDLRIAKRQKWLDIERRITPIKYKAKEPLENAIPA